Proteins encoded in a region of the Spiribacter sp. 1M189 genome:
- a CDS encoding DUF3422 family protein, translating into MADNTGITAHPLRDALLREAHARPFESLDGPLQVSHLVLHTGTSGRSAEVAHMTELCERLQIDPPDAEAGHFILEARGFRLRWERHTEFSTYTVFVNGDESEPFAAPAMQRLPAQWLPGLPGELLAAMHVSLVPAARADTSQAALARCFQPDSLAGSRCSGGAATVWTDFLADSDGFLRFLVVDEALNPMQAGRLVQRLLELETYRFMALLGFPLARELSPDITDMESRLGTLMDRLSTVAELADERELLTALSELSARVERMMARTNFRFSATAAYGTLVRRRLKVLREQRIEGMSTLDEFMERRLAPALDTCVHMGERLERVSSRVSRAANLLRTRVDVALEAQNRDLLDSMNRRARLQLRLQETVEGLSVVIISYYAVSLFGYAFKGLSESGLGIEADIATALSIPVVVTIVAIGMRRVRGKALRDDADAG; encoded by the coding sequence ATGGCCGACAACACGGGCATTACGGCTCATCCGCTGCGTGACGCGCTGCTCCGCGAGGCGCATGCGCGTCCGTTCGAGAGCCTCGACGGACCGTTGCAGGTATCCCACCTGGTACTGCATACCGGAACCAGTGGCCGCAGTGCGGAGGTCGCGCACATGACCGAGCTCTGCGAGCGGCTGCAGATTGATCCGCCCGACGCCGAGGCCGGTCACTTCATCCTCGAGGCCCGCGGATTTCGCCTGCGCTGGGAGCGTCACACCGAGTTCTCGACCTACACGGTGTTCGTCAACGGCGATGAATCGGAGCCGTTCGCCGCACCGGCCATGCAACGGCTTCCCGCTCAATGGCTACCGGGGCTGCCGGGCGAACTGCTTGCGGCGATGCATGTCAGCCTTGTGCCGGCGGCCCGAGCCGATACCAGCCAGGCCGCCCTCGCCCGCTGCTTCCAGCCCGATAGCCTCGCCGGCAGCCGGTGCAGTGGGGGCGCTGCCACGGTGTGGACGGACTTTCTCGCCGACAGCGACGGATTTCTGCGCTTCCTGGTGGTGGATGAGGCGCTCAACCCCATGCAGGCCGGACGACTCGTCCAGCGCCTTCTGGAGCTCGAGACGTACCGGTTCATGGCATTACTGGGGTTCCCGCTTGCGCGTGAGCTGTCCCCGGATATCACCGATATGGAATCCCGGTTGGGGACCCTCATGGACCGACTCTCCACCGTCGCCGAACTCGCCGATGAGCGCGAGCTGCTGACTGCGCTCTCCGAGCTCTCGGCCCGGGTTGAGCGCATGATGGCGCGGACCAACTTCCGCTTCAGCGCCACCGCCGCCTACGGGACGCTGGTGCGCCGGCGTCTGAAGGTCCTCCGCGAGCAGCGCATCGAGGGCATGAGCACGCTGGATGAGTTCATGGAGCGGCGACTGGCGCCGGCTTTGGATACCTGTGTGCATATGGGTGAGCGCCTGGAACGGGTTTCCAGCCGCGTCAGTCGCGCCGCGAATCTGCTAAGGACCCGGGTGGACGTCGCCCTCGAGGCCCAGAACCGTGACCTCCTCGATTCCATGAACCGTCGCGCCCGACTGCAGCTGCGGCTCCAGGAAACGGTGGAGGGGCTCTCGGTCGTCATCATCAGCTACTACGCAGTCTCGCTCTTTGGCTATGCGTTCAAGGGCCTGAGTGAGTCTGGGCTGGGAATCGAGGCTGATATCGCCACTGCCCTCAGCATTCCGGTGGTCGTCACCATCGTGGCCATCGGTATGCGCCGGGTGCGAGGTAAGGCTCTGCGCGACGATGCCGACGCGGGCTGA
- a CDS encoding rhomboid family intramembrane serine protease, producing MGPRNLNDTPVVLTMLIANGLGFVAYLLLGPAMVVGFGLWPLGTEGLNARLGGGGIPGFEIWQLLTYGFLHGGMLHLFVNMFALWIFGTALERFWGSRPFLVYYLVCLVGAGLIQLIVATMAADSGSIYPTIGASGAVFGILLGFAMMFPNQQLMLLFPPIPIKAKYFVILYGAFELYAGVTGSMSGVAHFAHLGGMAFGLLMIIYWRGQLPIKPRRRLMR from the coding sequence ATGGGACCACGAAATCTGAATGATACGCCGGTCGTGCTCACGATGCTGATAGCCAATGGGCTCGGCTTTGTGGCCTATCTGCTGCTCGGCCCCGCCATGGTGGTCGGCTTCGGCCTCTGGCCCCTCGGCACGGAAGGCCTGAACGCCCGCCTCGGCGGGGGTGGCATCCCCGGATTCGAGATCTGGCAGTTGCTGACCTACGGATTTCTGCATGGCGGCATGCTGCATCTGTTCGTGAATATGTTCGCGCTGTGGATATTCGGCACTGCGCTGGAGCGCTTCTGGGGCTCGCGACCGTTTCTGGTTTACTATCTGGTCTGCCTGGTGGGCGCCGGCCTGATTCAGCTCATCGTCGCCACCATGGCGGCGGACAGCGGCAGCATCTACCCCACCATCGGGGCATCCGGGGCGGTCTTCGGGATCCTGCTCGGTTTCGCGATGATGTTCCCCAATCAGCAATTGATGCTGCTATTCCCGCCCATACCGATCAAAGCGAAGTATTTCGTCATCCTCTACGGTGCGTTCGAGCTCTATGCCGGGGTGACCGGCTCAATGTCGGGTGTGGCGCACTTCGCCCATCTGGGCGGCATGGCCTTCGGTCTGCTCATGATTATCTACTGGCGTGGCCAGTTGCCGATCAAGCCGCGGCGGCGGTTAATGCGCTGA